The following proteins are co-located in the Choristoneura fumiferana chromosome 23, NRCan_CFum_1, whole genome shotgun sequence genome:
- the LOC141441288 gene encoding uncharacterized protein — MGNLPTQRIVPAFPFQTVGLDFAGPFFVLNRRGRGVKPVKAYLCLFICFRYKCIHLEIVSQLTKDAFILSLRRFISRRGAPAEIFCDNGRNFVAAAKEIGAFIKSNQTPIFDFATNEKIKFNFIPTYAPHFGGLWEAGIKSAKFHLKRVIGNSNLTFEELSTLFAQVEAILNSRPLCPLSSSPQDLLSLTPGHFLVGRPLTSLPAPAYEDSDPRFLQRHARLEQLRQHFWRRWQKEYVCELQQRSKWRINKGFLRVGDLVLLQEDNTAPMHWRMGRISRLFPGHDGISRVADISTMRGCVRRPLTRICPLLTDEEA; from the coding sequence ATGGGAAATCTACCCACACAACGCATTGTACCCGCGTTTCCTTTTCAGACGGTAGGCTTGGATTTTGCTGgacctttttttgttttaaatagaCGAGGCCGCGGCGTCAAACCCGTAAAGGCATATTTGTGTCTTTTTATTTGCTTTCGATACAAATGCATTCATTTAGAGATAGTTAGCCAATTAACAAAGGATGCATTTATTTTGTCACTGAGGCGTTTCATATCTCGTCGAGGAGCGCCTGCCGAGATATTTTGTGACAATGGACGTAATTTTGTTGCCGCTGCAAAAGAGATAGGCGCCTTTATTAAGTCAAACCAGACTCCTATATTTGATTTTGCAActaatgaaaaaattaaatttaacttcaTTCCAACTTACGCTCCTCATTTCGGTGGTCTCTGGGAGGCTGGCATAAAATcagcaaaatttcatttaaaaagagTCATCGGCAACTCTAATCTTACTTTCGAAGAGTTGTCCACTCTGTTTGCACAGGTTGAAGCTATTTTAAACAGCCGACCCCTGTGCCCTTTGTCTTCCTCTCCTCAAGACCTCCTTTCTCTCACTCCAGGGCACTTCCTGGTGGGCCGGCCACTCACGTCGCTACCGGCTCCGGCCTACGAAGACTCCGACCCAAGATTTCTGCAGCGGCACGCTAGACTGGAGCAACTTCGCCAGCACTTCTGGCGCCGCTGGCAGAAGGAATATGTCTGCGAGCTACAACAGCGCTCCAAATGGCGCATAAATAAGGGCTTCCTACGCGTTGGTGATCTCGTCCTTCTTCAAGAGGACAACACTGCCCCAATGCACTGGCGCATGGGTCGCATCTCTCGTCTCTTCCCTGGGCACGACGGGATATCTCGAGTGGCGGACATATCTACCATGCGAGGCTGCGTTCGTCGCCCACTTACCCGTATCTGTCCCTTGCTTACTGACGAAGAGGCTTGA